In one Lycium barbarum isolate Lr01 chromosome 7, ASM1917538v2, whole genome shotgun sequence genomic region, the following are encoded:
- the LOC132602959 gene encoding pyruvate dehydrogenase E1 component subunit beta-3, chloroplastic-like, with the protein MAGIIQGIGALTSANSFDTKKSLFANSSTSLSERKGRIFVVRSDGRLSYGSNGRGGRAEKLITNAVAAKQDIAAASTSSKPGHELLLFEALREGLEEEMDRDPAVCVMGEDVGHYGGSYKVTKGLAPKFGDLRVLDTPIAENSFTGMGIGAAMTGLRPIVEGMNMGFLLLAFNQISNNCGMLHYTSGGQFKIPIVIRGPGGVGRQLGAEHSQRLESYFQSIPGIQMVACSTPYNAKGLMKAAIRSDNPVILFEHVLLYNLKERIPDEEYVLNLEEAEMVRPGEHVTILTYSRMRYHVMQAVKTLVDKGYDPEVIDIRSLKPFDLYTIGNSVKKTHRVLIVEECMRTGGIGASLTAAITENFNDYLDAPIVCLSSQDVPTPYAGTLENWTVVQPPQIVTAVEQLCQ; encoded by the exons ATGGCTGGTATTATACAAGGAATTGGTGCACTTACCTCAGCTAATTCTTTTGATACCAAGAAATCACTTTTTGCTAATTCTTCCACATCTTTATCAG AGAGGAAAGGAAGAATTTTTGTGGTTAGATCTGATGGACGTTTAAGCTATGGTTCGAATGGACGTGGGGGAAGAGCTGAAAAATTAATTACTAATGCTGTTGCT GCAAAACAAGATATTGCTGCAGCTTCAACTTCATCCAAACCAGG GCATGAGCTATTGCTCTTTGAGGCTCTCCGTGAAGGCCTTGAAGAAGAGATGGACAGAGATCCAGCTGTTTGTGTAATGGGTGAAGATGTCGGTCATTATGGAGGTTCATACAAGGTGACTAAAGGTCTTGCCCCAAAATTTGGTGATCTCAGGGTTCTTGACACTCCCATTGCTGAGAACTCTTTCACTGGTATGGGCATTGGAGCTGCAATGACTGGCTTACGTCCAATTGTTGAAGGAATGAACATGGGATTTCTTCTTCTGGCCTTCAACCAGATATCTAACAACTGTGGTATGCTCCATTACACATCTGGTGGCCAGTTTAAGATTCCAATCGTCATCCGAGGTCCTGGTGGAGTTGGTCGACAGCTCGGAGCAGAACACTCTCAACGCCTTGAGTCATATTTCCAGTCAATTCCTGGAATCCAGATGGTTGCCTGTTCAACCCCTTACAATGCCAAGGGCTTGATGAAGGCAGCTATCAGAAGCGATAACCCTGTGATTCTGTTTGAGCATGTTTTGCTCTACAACCTCAAGGAGAGAATTCCAGATGAAGAATATGTGTTGAATCTTGAAGAAGCAGAGATGGTAAGACCTGGGGAGCATGTTACCATTCTAACTTATTCCAGGATGAGGTATCATGTGATGCAGGCGGTGAAGACACTTGTGGACAAGGGTTATGATCCCGAGGTCATTGACATCAG GTCTCTGAAACCGTTTGACCTTTACACCATCGGGAATTCAGTGAAGAAGACTCATCGTGTGCTCATTGTCGAGGAATGTATGCGGACAGGAGGTATTGGTGCCAGCTTGACAGCTGCTATAACCGAGAACTTTAATGACTATCTAGATGCCCCGATCGTGTGTCTGTCATCACAGGATGTGCCAACTCCGTATGCTGGGACGTTGGAGAACTGGACTGTTGTTCAACCTCCCCAGATTGTTACTGCAGTTGAACAGCTTTGCCAGTGA
- the LOC132602960 gene encoding uncharacterized protein LOC132602960, whose protein sequence is MSVSLSVMTFNLLEDQLEDSPNSWEKRKDLCISVITSYSPMILCTQQGVKSQLDYIQQCLQGYEQFGISRQGADDTSDQHCTIFYDKEKVELLEGGTFWLSESPSVPGSMSWGSTVPCTATWATFQLKEVEPPGFSFQIVNTTMDEFSPRARRRGALLTWQHIASLPPSLPVVYCGGFNTPKESTTGRFLLGRSREHGVVGDMRDAWPNARVRKNVSLIRTYHGFKGTKQGPLEFLKLIFRALCLCWDRQTQDLHVDWILFRGRPLIPVSCEVVSDNIDGFYPSSHYPVFAEFMLPRSVRLIEASPENGS, encoded by the exons ATGAGTGTTTCTTTGAGTGTAATGACATTTAATCTTCTTGAAGATCAGTTAGAGGACagtccaaactcatgggaaaaaaggAAAGATTTGTGCATAAGTGTTATCACTAGTTATTCTCCTATGATTCTATGTACACAGCAAG GTGTGAAGTCACAGTTGGACTATATTCAGCAGTGCTTGCAAG GTTATGAACAGTTTGGAATTTCAAGGCAAGGAGCTGATGACACTTCTGATCAGCACTGTACCATTTTTTATGACAAGGAAAAG GTCGAGCTTTTAGAAGGTGGAACGTTTTGGTTATCTGAATCACCTTCGGTACCTGGAAGCATGTCTTGGGGTTCTACAGTACCGTGTACCGCAACATGGGCAA CATTCCAGCTGAAAGAAGTTGAGCCACCAGGTTTTTCATTTCAGATTGTTAATACAACTATGGATGAGTTTAGTCCCCGTGCTCGAAGGCGAGGTGCTTTGCTTACTTGGCAGCATATTGCGTCCTTGCCCCCTAGCTTACCTGTCGTGTATTGTGGAGGATTTAACACCCCAAAGGAATCCACTACAGGCCGTTTTCTTCTTGGGAGATCTAG AGAGCATGGAGTTGTCGGTGATATGAGAGATGCTTGGCCAAACGCTCGTGTTAGGAAAAATGTATCCCTTATACGCACGTATCATGGATTCAAAG GTACAAAGCAGGGTCCACTCGAGTTCCTCAAGTTAATATTCCGAGCACTTTGCCTGTGCTGGGATCGCCAAACTCAGGATCTTCATGTGGACTGGATCCTTTTCAGAGGCAGACCTTTGATACCCGTCTCGTGTGAGGTGGTGAGCGACAACATTGACGGCTTTTATCCTTCTTCTCATTATCCCGTGTTCGCTGAGTTCATGCTTCCTCGGTCGGTGAGGCTCATCGAAGCATCCCCCGAGAACGGAAGCTAA